In Thermoanaerobaculia bacterium, a single window of DNA contains:
- a CDS encoding DUF2231 domain-containing protein: MKSRAAIGNHPIHPALVALPIGAFFLAFVGDVVHAVSGSDFWYTMSYACIGIGVLVALAAAVFGFIDYFGVRMSRAAGRLATVHMLLNLTVVALYGVTFFLRRNGAALHTSRWPLAFIIELVAFGTLGVSGWIGGNLSFEHKVGVVEWTDPEANEIGQRETRTTRAS, translated from the coding sequence ATGAAGAGTCGCGCCGCCATCGGAAACCATCCCATCCACCCCGCCCTCGTCGCCCTCCCCATCGGGGCGTTCTTCCTCGCGTTCGTGGGCGACGTCGTCCACGCGGTGAGCGGGTCCGATTTCTGGTACACGATGTCGTACGCGTGCATCGGGATCGGCGTCCTCGTCGCGCTCGCCGCGGCCGTCTTCGGGTTCATCGACTACTTCGGGGTGCGGATGAGCCGCGCCGCGGGGCGGCTCGCGACCGTGCACATGCTGCTGAATCTCACGGTCGTCGCCCTCTACGGGGTCACGTTCTTCCTTCGCCGCAACGGCGCCGCGCTCCATACGTCGCGGTGGCCGCTCGCGTTCATCATCGAGCTCGTCGCCTTCGGCACCCTGGGCGTGTCGGGGTGGATCGGCGGAAACCTGTCCTTCGAGCACAAGGTCGGCGTGGTCGAATGGACCGACCCGGAGGCCAACGAGATCGGCCAGCGCGAAACGCGAACGACCCGGGCGTCCTGA
- a CDS encoding TonB-dependent receptor has protein sequence MRKSHRIAVSGALAAAFALAATPARGATVSGTVVAPGGLPAAGARVAARTAEGAAETTTGRDGTFRLEIAGPPPLTIRVEAAGYPPAGKTVAEAESSGLTIALSRPTVAEEITVTATRTPRPVADTAAPATIVPREDLENTPAPALDDALRQVPGFSLFRRSGSRTANPTSQGVSLRGLGASGTSRALVLADDIPMNDPFGGWVYWGRLPEIGLDRVEVVEGGGSDLWGSAALGGVIRLVRRDDASPAVRAEAWGGSPSSADGSLRVAGAMGPLRASADAEVFATDGYVAVAPEERGPVDVRAGSRHRAFEATAEATALGGSRLFVRASRYLEDRSNGTRLQRNDTEMTQWSGGFDGAAAGGAAALRGYRSDERFHQTFSAISADRTSETRTSRQAVPSSATGGSAQWARAIGTVHELVAGADFREVEGTSEDTAFLPAGPALRPSGGRQRSGGAWLEDVAALSPRLTATAALRFDAWSNLSGRTFEGGAPLALPDRSARSWSPRASVVWAATRSVSLTAAGYRAFRAPTLNELYRPFRLGNVQTLANADLAPETVTGVEAGARWQSLDGRLFARANLFWTELHDAVGNVTLATTPSLITRRRENVGRVRDRGAELAADARLSSAWSVSAGYLLADSRVASSTTNPSLVGKRVPQVPRDQATLRVRFARPSLAAIVLQARWSGRQYDDDANAFRLGTAFTLDALVSRELFGGGEIFAAVENLTDRRNEIGRTPVLTLGSPRTFRAGLRWRI, from the coding sequence ATGAGGAAATCGCACCGCATCGCGGTCTCCGGCGCTCTCGCCGCCGCCTTCGCGCTCGCGGCGACGCCGGCTCGCGGCGCCACGGTCTCGGGGACGGTCGTCGCGCCCGGCGGGTTGCCGGCTGCCGGAGCGCGCGTCGCCGCGCGGACGGCGGAGGGAGCGGCCGAAACGACGACGGGAAGGGACGGGACCTTTCGACTCGAGATCGCCGGACCTCCGCCGTTGACCATCCGCGTCGAGGCGGCGGGATATCCGCCGGCCGGGAAGACCGTTGCGGAGGCGGAGAGTTCCGGCCTGACGATCGCGCTCTCCCGGCCCACGGTCGCCGAAGAAATCACGGTGACCGCGACGCGAACGCCCCGGCCCGTCGCCGACACGGCCGCCCCCGCGACGATCGTCCCGCGCGAGGATCTCGAAAACACTCCCGCCCCGGCGCTCGACGACGCTCTCCGACAGGTGCCCGGGTTCTCGCTCTTCCGCCGGTCCGGCAGCCGCACGGCGAACCCGACGTCGCAGGGGGTTTCGCTGCGCGGTCTCGGGGCGTCGGGAACGAGCCGCGCTCTCGTGCTCGCCGACGACATCCCGATGAACGACCCGTTCGGCGGATGGGTGTACTGGGGGCGCCTTCCCGAGATCGGACTCGACCGGGTGGAGGTCGTCGAGGGAGGCGGGTCGGACCTCTGGGGCAGCGCCGCGCTCGGGGGCGTGATCCGCCTCGTCCGGCGCGACGACGCCTCCCCGGCCGTACGAGCCGAGGCGTGGGGCGGCTCGCCGTCGTCGGCCGACGGGTCCCTTCGCGTCGCGGGCGCCATGGGGCCGTTGCGCGCTTCGGCGGACGCCGAGGTCTTCGCGACGGACGGCTACGTCGCAGTCGCTCCCGAAGAGCGCGGCCCCGTCGACGTCCGCGCGGGCTCGCGGCATCGAGCGTTCGAGGCGACTGCGGAGGCGACGGCCCTCGGCGGCTCCCGGCTCTTCGTCCGTGCGTCGCGGTATCTCGAGGACCGCAGCAACGGAACGCGGCTCCAGCGCAACGACACGGAAATGACGCAATGGAGCGGCGGCTTCGACGGTGCCGCCGCCGGCGGAGCCGCCGCTCTCCGCGGCTATCGGAGCGACGAGAGGTTCCACCAGACGTTCTCGGCGATCTCGGCGGACCGGACGTCGGAGACGCGGACGTCGCGCCAGGCCGTTCCCTCCTCCGCGACCGGCGGGTCGGCGCAGTGGGCGCGCGCGATCGGAACGGTGCACGAGCTCGTGGCGGGCGCCGACTTCCGCGAGGTCGAGGGGACGTCCGAGGACACCGCGTTCCTCCCGGCCGGGCCGGCCCTCCGGCCGTCCGGGGGAAGGCAGCGGAGCGGGGGCGCGTGGCTCGAGGACGTCGCCGCTCTTTCGCCGCGCCTCACCGCGACGGCGGCCCTCCGCTTCGACGCATGGTCGAACCTTTCGGGCCGCACGTTCGAGGGCGGCGCGCCGCTCGCCCTCCCCGACCGTTCGGCGCGATCCTGGAGCCCGCGCGCATCCGTCGTCTGGGCCGCCACGCGGAGCGTGTCGCTGACGGCCGCGGGGTACCGTGCGTTTCGCGCGCCGACCTTGAACGAGCTCTACCGTCCGTTCCGGCTCGGCAACGTCCAGACGCTCGCCAACGCCGATCTCGCTCCGGAGACCGTCACGGGCGTGGAAGCCGGGGCCCGCTGGCAGAGCCTCGACGGCCGCCTTTTCGCGCGGGCGAACCTCTTCTGGACCGAGCTCCACGACGCCGTCGGCAACGTGACGCTCGCGACGACGCCCTCGCTCATCACGCGCCGCCGCGAGAACGTCGGCCGGGTGCGCGACCGGGGCGCCGAGCTCGCGGCGGACGCGCGCCTCTCCTCCGCGTGGAGCGTCTCGGCGGGGTATCTCCTCGCCGACTCCCGCGTCGCCTCGTCGACGACGAACCCGTCGCTCGTCGGCAAGCGCGTTCCCCAGGTGCCCCGCGACCAGGCGACCCTTCGGGTCCGGTTCGCGCGGCCGTCTCTCGCCGCGATCGTGCTCCAGGCCCGCTGGTCCGGCCGCCAGTACGACGACGACGCCAATGCCTTCCGTCTCGGGACCGCGTTCACGCTGGATGCGCTCGTCTCGCGCGAGCTCTTCGGGGGAGGAGAGATCTTCGCGGCAGTCGAGAACCTGACCGACCGCCGCAACGAGATCGGGCGCACCCCGGTGCTCACGCTCGGCTCGCCGCGCACCTTTCGCGCCGGGCTGCGCTGGCGGATCTGA
- a CDS encoding STAS domain-containing protein: MEISIREDGRVRIVSVTGDLVIGESEASFKRAVTRLIDEGHVDLLLDLGKVGMVDSTGLGALVRTLTTAQKEGGQAKLLAPPPNLKKLLEMTQLDSVFDIHHDLEEAVASF, encoded by the coding sequence ATGGAAATTTCAATTCGCGAGGATGGACGCGTCCGGATCGTGTCGGTGACGGGCGATCTGGTGATCGGGGAATCGGAGGCCTCGTTCAAGAGGGCCGTCACGCGCCTGATCGACGAAGGTCACGTCGATCTCCTTCTCGATCTCGGGAAGGTCGGCATGGTCGACTCGACCGGGCTCGGCGCGCTCGTGCGGACGTTGACCACGGCCCAGAAGGAAGGGGGGCAGGCGAAGCTCCTCGCCCCGCCGCCGAACCTGAAAAAGCTCCTCGAGATGACCCAGCTCGACTCCGTTTTCGACATCCACCACGATCTGGAGGAAGCGGTCGCGAGCTTCTGA
- a CDS encoding GAF domain-containing protein: MSEEPDTTEPEEPAEGAFAAALSELLACETLAQTCGWAARWLQEIPGADAALVWTPDPVQPIFTCTGASGEGLGRPLRRSVPRGDGFVRRLVRDHEPFALSAAELLVTDDPWLAPFVKSFGACLALPLEAEGGVAGVAAVLFTDPATDPQAALEAVSAFVPDAALAVARGLRQDRKTAGMLHAIERLTNLYDLSKAFGSTIEWDELNAIIARKAVDFGNGEVASLWILEGDEGEISLAATAVNENYEIENAPAAVGAAIVADLVTAREDVLDNEVEGPMRSENAPYEIRSLLAVPLIEDEAPVGGLVVVNKRGRHPRFSDADRELLVDLGHQAVRALRNARRYLAEQKVEELDALLAVSREITSTLDLDRVMGTVVNATSALIPFDRCALSIVTRGKLRLGAVSGAAEVNRTDPSIRRTEELLEWVFGAGHPISVRREEDGSIVADRPETEEKFRAFFEASGMNSFHAAILQDEEGKLGVIGFEASEPVDFDEDARDLLQIVVNQATVALRNAQLYQQVPLAGFWKPLLEKRRKLAAIPGRKKRAWAIGAAVAALTLVAVPWRIRIEGPVRILPAREASVTASVPGVVRSVLHREGDRVAPGDVVAVLHSDGFAADEAQAKSDLEIARSELARARSDSDPSAAFQAQARVHEAEARYEEARQQLSDTDLRAPVGGVIVTPHLDEKQGVMLAAGAPFCSIADASKITGEIAVPESETGFLRVGEPVDLKLNSFPTHTFRGTVERIGAAVHAEGEQRFLIVEARFDNPGREIRPGMLGKGKVLTQRHSLGFAIFRKPARYLWARLWPLIP, translated from the coding sequence ATGTCGGAAGAGCCGGACACCACTGAACCCGAGGAACCCGCCGAAGGCGCCTTCGCCGCGGCCCTCTCCGAGCTCCTCGCCTGTGAGACGCTCGCGCAGACGTGCGGCTGGGCCGCTCGATGGCTCCAGGAAATTCCGGGCGCCGACGCCGCGCTCGTCTGGACGCCCGATCCCGTCCAGCCGATCTTCACCTGCACCGGCGCTTCGGGAGAAGGGCTCGGCCGGCCGCTCCGCCGCTCGGTGCCGCGCGGCGACGGGTTCGTCCGGCGCCTGGTCCGCGATCACGAGCCGTTCGCGCTCTCCGCCGCCGAGCTCCTCGTCACCGACGACCCGTGGCTCGCCCCGTTCGTCAAGAGCTTCGGCGCCTGCCTCGCCCTTCCGCTCGAGGCGGAAGGGGGCGTCGCCGGCGTCGCGGCCGTCCTCTTCACCGATCCGGCCACGGATCCCCAGGCGGCTCTCGAAGCCGTTTCCGCGTTCGTCCCCGACGCGGCGCTCGCCGTCGCCCGCGGCCTCCGGCAGGACCGCAAGACGGCCGGAATGCTCCACGCGATCGAGCGCCTGACCAACCTCTACGACCTCTCGAAGGCCTTCGGCTCGACGATCGAATGGGACGAGCTCAACGCGATCATCGCCCGGAAGGCGGTCGACTTCGGCAACGGCGAGGTCGCGTCCCTCTGGATCCTCGAGGGCGACGAGGGGGAGATCTCGCTGGCGGCGACCGCGGTGAACGAGAACTACGAGATCGAGAACGCTCCGGCGGCGGTGGGGGCGGCGATCGTCGCCGATCTCGTCACCGCGCGGGAAGACGTGCTCGACAACGAGGTCGAGGGCCCGATGCGGAGCGAGAACGCGCCGTACGAGATCCGGTCGCTTCTCGCCGTCCCGTTGATCGAGGACGAGGCTCCCGTCGGCGGGCTCGTCGTCGTCAACAAGAGGGGACGTCATCCCCGCTTCTCGGACGCCGACCGCGAGCTCCTCGTCGACCTCGGACACCAGGCCGTGCGCGCGCTCCGGAACGCGCGCCGGTACCTCGCCGAACAGAAGGTCGAGGAGCTCGACGCGCTCCTCGCCGTCAGCCGCGAGATCACCTCCACGCTCGATCTCGACCGCGTCATGGGCACGGTCGTGAACGCCACCTCCGCGCTGATCCCGTTCGACCGGTGCGCCCTTTCGATCGTCACGCGCGGCAAGCTCCGGCTCGGGGCGGTCTCCGGCGCGGCGGAGGTCAACCGGACGGACCCGTCGATCCGCCGCACGGAGGAGCTCCTCGAATGGGTCTTCGGCGCGGGCCATCCGATCTCGGTCCGCCGCGAAGAGGACGGGTCGATCGTCGCCGACCGCCCGGAGACGGAGGAGAAGTTCCGCGCGTTCTTCGAGGCCTCCGGGATGAACTCTTTCCACGCGGCGATCCTCCAGGACGAGGAGGGAAAGCTCGGCGTGATCGGCTTCGAGGCGTCCGAGCCGGTGGACTTCGACGAGGACGCGCGCGATCTCCTCCAGATCGTCGTCAACCAGGCGACAGTCGCGCTCCGCAACGCGCAGCTCTATCAGCAGGTGCCGCTCGCCGGCTTCTGGAAGCCTCTCCTCGAAAAGCGGCGCAAGCTCGCGGCCATCCCCGGACGGAAGAAACGGGCCTGGGCGATCGGCGCGGCGGTCGCCGCTCTGACCCTCGTCGCCGTGCCGTGGCGCATCCGCATCGAGGGGCCGGTCCGGATCCTCCCCGCGCGGGAAGCGAGCGTCACCGCGTCGGTGCCCGGGGTCGTGCGCTCCGTGCTGCACCGGGAAGGCGACCGCGTCGCCCCCGGAGACGTCGTGGCCGTCCTTCACTCCGACGGGTTCGCCGCGGACGAGGCGCAGGCGAAATCGGACCTCGAGATCGCCCGGAGCGAGCTCGCGCGCGCCCGGAGCGACAGCGACCCGTCCGCCGCGTTCCAGGCGCAGGCGCGCGTGCACGAGGCCGAGGCCCGGTACGAGGAGGCCCGCCAGCAGCTGAGCGACACGGATCTTCGCGCGCCGGTCGGCGGCGTGATCGTCACTCCCCATCTCGACGAGAAGCAGGGCGTCATGCTCGCCGCGGGAGCCCCCTTCTGCAGCATCGCCGACGCGTCGAAAATCACGGGAGAGATCGCGGTGCCGGAGTCGGAGACGGGGTTCCTCCGCGTCGGCGAGCCCGTGGATCTCAAGCTCAATTCGTTCCCCACGCATACTTTCCGCGGAACG